The Ipomoea triloba cultivar NCNSP0323 chromosome 14, ASM357664v1 region aatttaataCTAAAGTTTTGTGTCTTATAACAGTTACAAGTATAATATGTGACTcaagaataaatttttaaaaaaaatcagaaatttTCGTGtcttatgataattattataattataatatatgacTCAAGAATAAATTTGACAAAATCCAAAATTGTTGAGTTGGCTATTAGGGAAATGAAAAGCtaaagatttattattatttttttaaaaaaattgaattcaaaaaaaCCTAaagatttgtgttttttttgttacaCATGAGGTGTCTTGAGCAGACCCTAACTGTACGAGGCACCTCCAGACCAGCCCAATTAAGGGACAAAATGCttgctaaatttttttttttcatacaagagGAGATTCAAACTCCAACATCTCTTAAGAGACAATAGTATACAGCCACTCAcaccaaccaagctggttaaagaattgtggttttttttttttttttttttcattcactaaccaataaacattattttaatgatgtaccaaaaacatatattattagtTGAATCTCCAGCATGGGCCCTAAAACCTTATTATAATTGGGTAGTTTAAAGATGTGGTGCCAAATAATGCAAAGGTTCATTGATATTGGAGAGTGAGGCCCATCCCATCACCAAGTACTAGTGGTTTCGTGCCACTTGCCAATTGTCATAGTGGACATAAATTTAACCATCAAATTGTttaattggttagccaatttaattatttatttgtgattTATGATCACTATGCTTTGGAATcaactttctctctcttttctgaGGGGTCAGAATTTGTGACATGTGAGATGATTTCATACCAAATTAAGAATTAATGTATTTATAAAGTTAGTGTGCTCTTCGTTTTAAGCatgacaaaatatttttaaaatagcaaGGAGTGATCAATACATTTAAAACTTGCTTCTAATAGCAAGCTTAGGTGGATTTCAAACTCTCTGCTGTAAATAATTTAGAAACTGAGCTCCTAGAGTTGGACTAAAGTTAGGTTGGGCTCCTCATGCATTGGGACCAGTACATAAAATTTAGTAATTAGTTCAGTGAAATTGTGTTTTAcgagttataaaaaaaattaaaaatgaaatataatttattccTTCCAATAATCTTGTAAGCATGCATGTGACTATATTTATTGTATTGATTTCTATAATACTTTAGTACTTAGTACTTACTTTCAAGTTCCTTAATCTTTATACCATTAAATTTCCAAGTTTGTCCTAATAATCAAGTTTTGAatcaaacatattattaaagtaACTTAAGACACGTAACTCGATGATGCATTTCACGTCAGCTACCAATAAAATTTTAGGTCAATAATAATACATGAGTCAAACTTATAATTGGAGTTAATAGTTAATACCCGATTTGATCAATCGACTATTAGAATTTCATTACTTTGGTTATCGACTTCcaaacttgttcaatttcaattcatcctcaactatgcaattgttaaccaaaatggtcctcaATTAGGACTATTTTAgataaaaattgcataattgggaataaaattgagcaagtttgaaagtcgagacaaaagtggtgaaatcctaataatCGATGATCAAATCATATATTTACTCTTTATAATTGCTATGTAAGTATAAAATAAGAAGTGATTTTGCATCTAGGTAGCTCATAGtatgaaaacaagaaaaaggagaaaacacAACGTGAGATTGTGAGATCGAGAAACTAAAAAGAAGAGAGGGTAGAGTTTGATCATCACAACAtgattacatatacatacatagagTACAAGACATTTAAGGTGGTGAGGACAGACCACATCGGCGGCGTAGCGGGACCGGAGACGGCAACCGGAGACGACAAAGTATgaaataatatactaatataattaGCCAGTTAAGAATGTATTATGTGCAAAATCTAGGTTGTTGTCAAACCAGGTGTAAAACTGATCGCTAACAGGCGCCACCATATTTCTTTCATCTTCTTGGTAATCATAATCCATCGTCCACACTGAATAATCATCCCAAATTGCAGATCCCATCACGCCGCCATGACCACTTTCTTGATTTTCCGGCGACTCAATAGCTTTCCATATCTCATCCATGGAGTAAACCTTCACACCGCCGCTCATCTTTTCTCCTCCGTTATCGGCgcgtggcggcggcggcggcgcctcCACGAACCCTCCGGTATCGTAGAAGCCCCTCTCGTTAGCCCCCACTACCGGCGCCGGCGTAGACTCCTCCCCGGCGCTGccggaagaagaggaggaagaattCGACAGCGCCGGAGATGCGGATGACGAACACGCGCCGCCGCCCTTCTGGTGCTGCTTCTtgtccttcttcttcttgtcgTGAGCCTCTTTCCTCATCTGCGTCCTCCAGTAATTCTTGATCTCATTGTCCGTTCGCCCCGGCAATTTCCGAGCAATTTTTGACCATCTGCATACAAAACCACCATGTTTCATCTTCTAATACCAAATTCACCAATTAATCACAACCCAATCAAATTGGTCCTTAACTTAGTAACTACAAGATCAATCTGATCAGAAtattaatttagtaataataacatTACAAGTTTAACACTCAACTAGAGCTGTCAGGACGATATCgaatttattcaaaattttgaaaattgaatgaTTTCTtctgtttcaactaaaaatttaaacagaTAATGAAATTGATATCGTATCTTACCTGTTGCCCAATTTGGAGTGGAGTTCAAGAATGAGGCGTTCTTCATGAGGGGTCATCTTGCCGCGTTTGAGCCCAGGGTGGAGGTAGTTAACCCACCGCAACCTGCAGCTTTTTCCACTTCTTTTCAAACCTAGCAAGCACCAACAACATAAGTGATCATAAGAGAGGCAAACATATGACAAGAAACATGGGATTAATCTATGCAATAACGCTACTGGAAGAGTTATTCCCAAGACTTGATTGGACTAATCAATAATGCTTTCTAGAGAACTGTTCCTGAGACTAGCTTGATTGGACTAGTCAGTAAAGCGGAACTTGATTGGAATAGTCTCGTATTGTAGAATGCAAAAAACATATGcagtgtgtatatatgtatacctATTTATCTTGGCTGTGGGCATGGGAAAAAAGATAGATAGAAGCCAATTATTGTGCatgtatatatgatatatgatatACCTAGTTTATTTTTGGTTCAATTCTCCCGCCAAAACCTTCCAAACCTGAGATTTTGGACAGAAAATCCCACCGGCGATCGCCAAACAAGTTCACATAAAATGCCAGCTGAACATCCTCGTGTTCAGTCCATGGCCCTTTTCTCACTTCTTCACTCACAattctcattttctctctctctctcttacttTACGTTTGTGGTACTGCAGGTATCTGAGACTACTAGGCCGTATTTATACTAGGAATATTATTGTTCTGTAATTCTTTGTGCTGttcctttataaaaaaaattaagaattggTTAATCTTGACCGTCCAAGTGGGCTCACTAACCATGGGCATATTATGCAAGCCACTATGTATAGCACTCATGGAGAAAATAACCCATACATAAGGCCAAATTATTATGTgtaccgtggtccacacagctgtgtaaaTTACGATCTGAAACGAcgttattaaattttatgagttagaataatgtacattataagttagaataatgtactttatatgttggaataatgtactttatttgTTAGActaatatacattatgtgttagaataatgtatattatgtgttttaaaCTTCtgggggtaagataatgtattttatgagttagaattatgtatattatgctttagaataatgttcattataagttataaaaatgtatgttgcagTGGATCGcgtaaaaataaattatacaaaattatgttgtttttttttttaccgtggttcacacagctatgtgaaccACGGTCCACGCAATAACTATTGATACATAAGTGGTTGAgttcattttcataaatttatgaATTGGACCATTTAAGAGGTTGAGATGAATGCAGTTTACAAATTACTACAGATTTTAATGGATGAGAAATTCTATGGTGGGTTGTAAAAATatggattgtttttttttaaaaaaaaaaaagaagaagatatggCGTATTACGAGTTTAATCAACTTGAGGTATTCGTGAGATAATGTCCGAGTAGGTTAGTGTCACAATGTAAATGTAGTAATTAAGGATGATCTGAGTGGAAAAAGAAGGATAATTGAGTATACTATATTCTCATTGCCTTAGACCAAATAAGCTAGGTAGGGTGTGATGTTTTTCAgtatatgaaatttttttataagttataacgATATTGATTAATTTacaactaaattttaaaaatatgagaaaatgtaatGAGGTTGGCCAACTCGTTAATATAGTAAAAAACAATGTGATAACTTATTATATTGAGAtaagtaaatttataaataatcagTGATATAAAATAATTGTGATAAGTCATAGtgaaagaaatataattaattcgTTATTAgtcaataaatatttgaaaagtaataatttatgaTGATATTAATCAACTTGTGGTtacctaataaatataaaagagaGTGATATTTGctataattaataatcatataacattaattaaagaaaagaaactaaaataaaaatttttaaaaaatgatggcTAGCCATGAATCCATCATCTTGGGAATTGATGATTAGCTTTAGccctattttattatttttcccttttaaaatcatttaaacTATATAATTTAAGAGGTGGAATATAATTCACATGTTTATCATATATAAAACCTTATATACTTGACTTATATTGCAATGACTAATATCactattgattattgattctAAAAAGTAGCTCATTATTTATTCTTCTTTTaagttgaattttaaatttaatgatttttttgtcGCTCTTATTTCTGTCactagaaatgaaaatattttctgaaaaagacttatttttcagaaattattattttttgtttccaaACACAACCTAAATCTATGCTTagctttcattttttaaaatcatcgATAAAATTCAAACCCGATACCTTGAGAATGTTAGTAAAGCAAAGCTTCTCAacttattttcttctttatttccTCTTTTAGTGATGCAAATTTTAAAGTAAGAGAAGTCTCAACAACATTGATAGTCATAAGATGAGGTTTCATATTCGTGCAAATTGCCAGTAACATGATTTGCAATCTCTAAATTTCGAGATGCATCTCGCAATTGACCTTCTTCAATTCACAAGAATTAAGACATTCAAGGTTCAAAattaatctttaatttatatttctgataaatataattaatatttttttttggctctgtttggcagagcttatttaggagcttatagcttattttaagctactaataagctataagttctgtttggtaatgctctcaaaataagctagtatcttaaaataagagcttattttgaaacgctacttggggtagcttttaaaaataagctagtagctttttaacctttttccatctttatccttattattttaaataaatgacatcctttagccttctcaattaaaacccttttgatattttcttttcattatgtttggttgtaatttcagtttgatatttatgtttaatttgaacattaatttttgtatgagctaatcttatgaattataattttttttttactttatatattttcaaatatatgttcttactttatatttttatttaaatatattgatttcattattttatattttaatatgtaaacaaacctatttaaatttaaaattatttaaattgtatgaagatgccctttttagtctttttacatttatcagcttatcaa contains the following coding sequences:
- the LOC116004921 gene encoding transcription factor MYB59-like, whose product is MRIVSEEVRKGPWTEHEDVQLAFYVNLFGDRRWDFLSKISGLKRSGKSCRLRWVNYLHPGLKRGKMTPHEERLILELHSKLGNRWSKIARKLPGRTDNEIKNYWRTQMRKEAHDKKKKDKKQHQKGGGACSSSASPALSNSSSSSSGSAGEESTPAPVVGANERGFYDTGGFVEAPPPPPRADNGGEKMSGGVKVYSMDEIWKAIESPENQESGHGGVMGSAIWDDYSVWTMDYDYQEDERNMVAPVSDQFYTWFDNNLDFAHNTFLTG